The stretch of DNA GAGAACTGTTCGGCGATCTCCGCTGCGTGACTCTCTAACTCGCTCATGGTTGCCTGCCTCCGCCTGTGTTTCGTCGGGAGGCGTACCGGGCTTGGTGCCTAATAGTATTTAAACTTCCGTCGCCGGGGTGGAAGTAGAATCGTCGGTTGGGGCCGGCGAACGGCCCGTTTCGAACACCCCTCGACGGCGAGTACGGTCCCGTCGGCGCGCCGACGGCTCTTTGCGCACGGGCCCCGAGTTTCGGCCATGGACGAGCGCCTCGAACGGTTCATCCGGACCAAACTCCGGCGCGCAGGCGAGCAGTTCGAGGAGGCCCGCGAGGCCTACCACGAGGGGAAGGCGCCGGGGGAGTTCGACCTGGCGAGCGACGACGAGGGGCGGGCGAAGATCGTCTGCCGGCGTCACGCCGACCGCCGCGCGGTGATCGTCGACGGCGAGGGGCGGCCGGCCTGTTTCGACGCCGACCACCCCGACTGCCGGGGCTGTGCGGAGGACGTCCGCGAGGGGATCGTCGAGACGTGGTAGCCTCGACAGCCGCCCCGCCGAACCCCGAGGGTTGAACACGCTCGGCGGTAACCGACACCTGTGAAAACCGTCGCACTCGTCCTCGCGGGCGGGATCGGCTCCCGACTCTACCCCGCGAGCCGCGAGGACCGCCCGAAACAGTTCCTCCCCATCGGCGGCGAGCGGTCGCTGCTCGCCCGGACCGTCGACCGCGCCGGATTCGCCGAGGAAATCGTCGTCGCGACCCGCCCGCGCTTCGCCGACGAGATTGACGACCACGCGCCCGACGCCGAGGTGCTGGTCGAGCCCGA from Halolamina sediminis encodes:
- a CDS encoding DUF7091 family protein, whose translation is MDERLERFIRTKLRRAGEQFEEAREAYHEGKAPGEFDLASDDEGRAKIVCRRHADRRAVIVDGEGRPACFDADHPDCRGCAEDVREGIVETW